DNA from Diaphorobacter limosus:
AGAAACATGCCGTGCCCCAGGCCGAGGTGCAGGCCTATGGCATGGAGTCGATCACCAATCTCATCGTGCGCCGCCCCTACGGCAACGGTGGCCGCACCGTGGCGCTGAACGCCCATGGCGACGTGGTGCCCCCGGGCGAGGGCTGGAGCCACGACCCCTACGGCGCCGAGATTGTCGATGGCGCCATGTACGGCCGCGCCACCGCCGTGAGCAAGAGCGACTTCTCCACCTTCACCTTCGCCGTGCGCGCGCTCGAGGCCGTGGCCAGGCCCACCAAGGGCACGATCGAGCTGCACTTCACCTACGACGAGGAGTTTGGCGGCCTGCTCGGCCCCGGCTGGCTGCTGGAGCAAGGCCTGACCAAGCCGGACCTGATGATCGCCGCAGGCTTCAGCTACGAGGTCGTCACCGCACACAACGGCTGCCTGCAGATGGAAGTCACGGTGCACGGCAAGATGGCCCACGCCGCGGTGCCGCACACGGGCGTCGACGCGCTGCAGGGCGCCACGGCCATCATGAATGCGCTGTACGCCGAGAACGTGAAGTACCAGCAGGTCACGTCCAAGGTCGCCGGCATCAAGCACCCCTACCTGAACATCGGCCGCATCGAGGGCGGCACCAACACCAACGTGATTCCCGGCAAGGTGGTGCTGAAGATCGACCGCCGCATGATCCCCGAGGAAAACCCGGCCGAGGTCGAGGCCAGCATCCACGCCGTCATCGCCAAGGCGGTGCAGGACTTCAACCAGCAGCGCGACTACCAGGGCCAGGACGCCGTGCGCACCGACATCAGGCGCATCCTGCTGGCCAACGCCATGACGCCGCTGCCCGGCAACGCGCCGCTGGTGGACGCCATCCAGAAGCATGGCGAGGCGGTGTTTGGCGAAAAGCCCGCCGCCGTGGGCACGCCGCTGTACACCGACGTGCGCCTGTACGTGGAGCGCGGCATTCCCGGCGTGATCTACGGCGCCGGCCCGCGCACCGTGCTGGAGAGCCACGCCAAGCGGGCCGACGAGCGCGTACAGCTGGAAGACCTGCGCCGCGCCACCAAGGTCGTGGCACGGGCGCTGCATGACTTGATGGCCTGATCAGCTATCCATCCGCAATCACCCAGCCCGCTGCTGCAGCGGGCTTTTTTGTTGCAACAAACCGTGCCCTCCGCAGCTACAGCCGGGGTTTGAACGCCGGCCTTTCGGGTTACTACCGAATCAACAATGCTTATAGGGTGTATACACTTTTTCCATACGAAAGCGCTTGCCACCTGACGCGCGCGTATGCAAGCACATCCATCAGCCCTTGAGCCCGCCCATATTCCTGGAGACAGCCCCCCATGACCACCGCAGTCCACCCCGTCGATGAGACATTACCCCTGGGTCGCCTCACGGCCCTGGGTTTGCAACATGTGCTGGTGATGTATGCCGGCGCCGTCGCCGTGCCGCTGATCGTCGGCCGCGCGCTGAACCTGCCGCCCGAACAGGTGGCGCTGCTGATCTCGGCCGACCTGTTCGTCTGCGGCCTGGTCACGCTGATCCAGGCCTGGGGCGCCACGCAGTGGTTCGGCATCAAGCTGCCGGTGATGATGGGCGTGACCTTTGCCGCCGTCGCCCCCATGGTGTCGATGGCGCAGACCACTGGCGGCCAGGCCGGGGCGGGCTTGATCTTTGGCGCGGTGATCGGCGCGGGCGTGATCTCGATATTGATCGCGCCCATGATGAGCCGCATGCTGCGCTTCTTTCCGCCGGTGGTCACCGGCACCATCATCGCGGTCATCGGCATCAGCCTGATGCGCGTCGGCATCAACTGGATCTTTGGCAACCCGGTCGGCCCCACTGCGCCCTCCGTGCCCAACCCGGAACACCTGAAATGGCTGGCCGAGGCCCAGGCCGCCGCCGGCGCGCCGGGCTCGTCCCTGGCTCCCGTGCCCAAGGGCTTTGCCATCGTGCCCACCATTCCCAACCCCAAGTACGCCGACCTGACGGGCGTGGGCATCTCGGGCATCGTGCTGTTGACCATCTTGCTCGTCGCCCGCTTTGGCAAGGGCTTCTGGGCCAATATCTCGGTGCTGCTGGGCATTGCCGTGGGCGGGGTGCTCACCGCTGCCATGGGCCTGATGAACTTTGACAAGGTGGGCAAGGCGCAGTGGTTCGACATCGTGCTGCCGTTCCAGATCGCCATGCCGGTCTTCGACCCCATCCTGATCCTGACCATGACCCTGGTGATGATCGTGGTCATGATCGAATCCACCGGCATGTTCCTGGCCCTGGGCGAGATGACCGACAAGGAAATCTCGCAGGAAGACCTCAAGCGCGGCCTGCGCACCGATGGCCTGGGCACACTGATCGGCGGCATCTTCAACACCTTCCCCTACACCAGCTTCTCGCAGAACGTGGGCCTGGTGGCGGTCACCGGCGTCAAGAGCCGCTGGGTCTGCGTGGCCGGTGGCGTGATCCTGATCATTCTCGGCGTGCTGCCCAAGATGGCGGCGCTGGTCGAATCCCTGCCCACCGTGGTGCTCGGCGGCGCCGGCCTGGTGATGTTCGGCATGGTCGCCGCCACCGGCATACGCATCCTGTCCAAGGTGGACTTCCAGCACAACCGCAACAACGCCATGATCGTTGCCGTCTCCATCGGCGTGGGCATGATCCCGCTGGTGGCGCCCAACTTCCGCCAGTGGATGCCGCATTCCATCCACCCGCTGATCGAGTCCGGCATCCTGCTGTCCTCGCTGGCCGCCGTGGCGCTGAACGTGTTCTTCAATGGCGCCAAGCATGACGCCCGCGCCGCCATCGAGGCCGCCAAGCAGGCCGAGGCGCACTGACCGCCCAACGCCAGCCCCGGCCCGCACAGGGCCATGCAGCGCGGGGCCCGGAGCCCCGCGCAGCGCGTATGAGCCGACCGCCGCGTCGCGCACTATTTACCCGTGAATCACCGCCGATACCGGCGCGCTTGCAGTAAGCTTGTTCGCCCCGTATTCGCCGTCCCTTTGCTACTGATTGGATTTCGTATGAACCAGCCACTGTCCGCCGCCGAAGTCGCCTTGCGCGAAGCCGCCCTGGAATACCACCGCAACCCCAGCAAGGGCAAGATTTCCGTCACCCCTACCAAGCCGCTGTCCAACCAGCGCGACCTGTCGCTGGCCTATTCGCCCGGCGTGGCCTATCCCTGCCTGGACATCCAGGCCGACCCGAGCAAGGCGTTTGACTACACCTCGCGCGGCAACCTGGTGGGCGTGATCACCAACGGTACGGCCGTGCTGGGCCTGGGCGACATAGGCCCGCTGGCCGGCAAGCCGGTCATGGAAGGCAAGGGCTGTCTGTTCAAGAAGTTCGCCGGCGTGGATGTGTTCGACATCGAGCTCGACGCGCGCGACCCGGACAAGATCATCGAGATCGTCGCCGCGCTGGAGCCCACGCTGGGCGGGATCAACCTGGAGGACATCAAGGCGCCGGAATGCTTCTACATCGAGCAGGAGCTGTCCAAGCGCATGAACATCCCCGTGTTCCATGACGACCAGCATGGCACGGCCATCATCTCCAGCAGCGCCCTGCTCAACGGCCTGGAGCTGGTCGGCAAGCAGATCGACCAGGTCAAGGTAGCCGTCTCGGGCGCCGGCGCGGCGGCCATTGCCTGCGTGGACGTGATGGTGGGCCTGGGTGTGAAGCGCGAGCATGTCTTCATGGTCGATTCCAAGGGCGTGATCTACGAGGGCCGCCCCGGCGGCATGGATGCCTCCAAGGCGCGCTACGCGCAAAAGACCGAGGCGCGCACCCTGGCCGATGTGGTCAACGGCGCCGATGTATTCCTGGGCTGCTCGGCCCCCGGCGTGCTCACCGCCGAGATGGTCAAGACCATGGCCGACAAGCCCATCATCCTGGCACTGGCCAATCCCGAGCCCGAGATCCGTCCCGAGCTGGCCAAGGCCGTACGCCCCGACTGCATCATCGC
Protein-coding regions in this window:
- a CDS encoding ArgE/DapE family deacylase gives rise to the protein MSNYQQLDAWIDQHFDEQVQFLQALVRVPTDTPPGNNAPHAERTAELIKDYGFEAEKHAVPQAEVQAYGMESITNLIVRRPYGNGGRTVALNAHGDVVPPGEGWSHDPYGAEIVDGAMYGRATAVSKSDFSTFTFAVRALEAVARPTKGTIELHFTYDEEFGGLLGPGWLLEQGLTKPDLMIAAGFSYEVVTAHNGCLQMEVTVHGKMAHAAVPHTGVDALQGATAIMNALYAENVKYQQVTSKVAGIKHPYLNIGRIEGGTNTNVIPGKVVLKIDRRMIPEENPAEVEASIHAVIAKAVQDFNQQRDYQGQDAVRTDIRRILLANAMTPLPGNAPLVDAIQKHGEAVFGEKPAAVGTPLYTDVRLYVERGIPGVIYGAGPRTVLESHAKRADERVQLEDLRRATKVVARALHDLMA
- a CDS encoding nucleobase:cation symporter-2 family protein yields the protein MTTAVHPVDETLPLGRLTALGLQHVLVMYAGAVAVPLIVGRALNLPPEQVALLISADLFVCGLVTLIQAWGATQWFGIKLPVMMGVTFAAVAPMVSMAQTTGGQAGAGLIFGAVIGAGVISILIAPMMSRMLRFFPPVVTGTIIAVIGISLMRVGINWIFGNPVGPTAPSVPNPEHLKWLAEAQAAAGAPGSSLAPVPKGFAIVPTIPNPKYADLTGVGISGIVLLTILLVARFGKGFWANISVLLGIAVGGVLTAAMGLMNFDKVGKAQWFDIVLPFQIAMPVFDPILILTMTLVMIVVMIESTGMFLALGEMTDKEISQEDLKRGLRTDGLGTLIGGIFNTFPYTSFSQNVGLVAVTGVKSRWVCVAGGVILIILGVLPKMAALVESLPTVVLGGAGLVMFGMVAATGIRILSKVDFQHNRNNAMIVAVSIGVGMIPLVAPNFRQWMPHSIHPLIESGILLSSLAAVALNVFFNGAKHDARAAIEAAKQAEAH